In a single window of the Raphanus sativus cultivar WK10039 chromosome 9, ASM80110v3, whole genome shotgun sequence genome:
- the LOC108823465 gene encoding GDP-L-fucose synthase 1 has product MSETIGSEMCDKSGKVFVAGHRGLVGSAIVRKLEQLGYTNLILRTHAELDLTRQSDVESFFSLEKPVYVILAAAKVGGIHANNTYPADFIAVNLQIQTNVIHSAYAHGVKKLLFLGSSCIYPKFAPQPIPESALLTGPLEPTNEWYAIAKIAGIKTCQAYRIQYKWDAISGMPTNLYGPNDNFHPENSHVLPALMRRFHEAKVSGAEEVVVWGTGSPLREFLHVDDLADACVFMLERYSGLEHVNIGSGQEVTIKELAELVKEVVGFEGKLGWDSSKPDGTPRKLMDSSKLASLGWTPKVSLRDGLRQTYEWYLENVCAAK; this is encoded by the exons ATGTCGGAAACGATCGGCTCAG AGATGTGTGACAAATCGGGCAAAGTCTTCGTCGCTGGCCACCGCGGCTTAGTCGGATCCGCCATTGTACGCAAGCTCGAGCAACTAGGTTACACAAACCTCATCCTCCGAACACACGCCGAGCTCGATCTCACCCGCCAATCCGACGTCGAGTCCTTCTTCTCTCTCGAGAAGCCAGTCTACGTGATCTTAGCGGCGGCCAAAGTCGGCGGGATCCACGCCAACAACACGTACCCCGCCGACTTCATCGCCGTCAATCTCCAGATCCAAACCAACGTGATCCACTCCGCTTACGCTCACGGGGTCAAGAAGCTCCTCTTCCTCGGATCCTCCTGCATCTACCCCAAATTCGCTCCCCAGCCCATCCCCGAGTCCGCTCTCTTAACCGGACCGCTCGAACCGACCAACGAGTGGTACGCAATCGCGAAGATCGCGGGGATCAAGACCTGCCAGGCGTACAGGATACAGTATAAATGGGACGCGATCTCCGGGATGCCGACGAATCTCTACGGTCCTAACGATAATTTTCACCCCGAGAACTCGCACGTGCTTCCCGCGCTTATGAGGAGGTTTCACGAGGCGAAGGTGAGTGGGGCCGAGGAGGTTGTGGTGTGGGGGACCGGGAGTCCGTTGAGGGAGTTTTTGCATGTTGACGATTTGGCTGATGCTTGTGTGTTTATGTTGGAGCGGTACAGTGGGTTGGAGCATGTTAATATAGGGAGCGGTCAGGAGGTGACGATTAAGGAGTTGGCGGAGTTGGTTAAAGAGGTTGTTGGGTTTGAAGGGAAGCTTGGATGGGATAGTAGTAAGCCTGATGGGACGCCGAGGAAGCTGATGGATAGCTCGAAGCTCGCGTCTTTGGGGTGGACGCCTAAGGTTTCTCTTAGAGATGGGCTTCGCCAGACTTATGAGTGGTATTTGGAGAATGTTTGCGCAGCCAAGTGA